A DNA window from Phoenix dactylifera cultivar Barhee BC4 chromosome 13, palm_55x_up_171113_PBpolish2nd_filt_p, whole genome shotgun sequence contains the following coding sequences:
- the LOC103709646 gene encoding probable glutathione S-transferase — MAEEVKLLGSWGSPFSRRVELALRLKGISYDYIEEDLSNKSPLLLKYNPIHKKVPVFLHGGKPVVESLVILEYIEETWEGDHAILPKDPYERAMARFWSTFVDEKCIPAIWMSCWTEGDMQQNFMIQSKENLSILEGELKGKKFFGGDAIGMVDIAAFFIAHWAGVLQEVAGISLINEEKHPILFKWIEEFMSSSIVMECLPAREGLLAYFQAKKEAIRATKAPVY; from the exons ATGGCTGAGGAAGTGAAGTTGCTTGGGTCGTGGGGAAGCCCCTTCAGTCGCCGAGTGGAGCTTGCTCTGAGGCTGAAGGGAATCTCCTATGACTACATAGAGGAGGATCTCTCCAACAAGAGCCCTTTGCTCCTCAAGTATAATCCTATCCATAAGAAGGTCCCCGTATTCCTCCATGGTGGGAAGCCAGTGGTCGAGTCGCTCGTCATCCTCGAGTACATCGAGGAGACATGGGAAGGGGATCACGCCATACTGCCGAAGGATCCTTACGAGAGGGCCATGGCAAGGTTCTGGTCCACGTTCGTTGATGAGAAG TGCATCCCTGCAATTTGGATGTCATGCTGGACCGAAGGGGACATGCAGCAGAATTTCATGATACAATCAAAGGAGAACCTAAGCATTCTAGAGGGTGAGCTCAAAGGGAAAAAATTCTTTGGAGGTGATGCCATAGGCATGGTGgacattgcagccttcttcatAGCTCATTGGGCTGGGGTGCTTCAGGAGGTAGCAGGAATAAGCTTGATCAATGAGGAAAAGCATCCCATCCTATTCAaatggattgaagagttcatgAGCTCTAGTATTGTGATGGAATGCTTACCTGCTAGAGAGGGACTGCTTGCTTATTTCCAAGCTAAGAAAGAGGCCATCCGAGCTACCAAAGCTCCTGTGTATTGA
- the LOC103709647 gene encoding glutathione transferase GST 23-like isoform X2, whose product MVSGGEVKLFGMWASPAVRRVEWALKLKGIKYEYVEEDISNKSGALVQYNPINKQVPVLLHNGKPIVESLVILEYIDEVWKHHPILPKDPYERAMARFWAAYSEDKCRDAVRRVFFAEGGERAKAIECLEETLRALDGELEGKEFFGGENIGFSDLVLGWMAFWLGVSEEVASFEVLDPKKFPWFTSWIDNFLQVPAIKENLPPRDKTVAFFHGYRRLHLAAPNC is encoded by the exons ATGGTGAGTGGCGGCGAGGTGAAACTCTTCGGAATGTGGGCAAGTCCTGCAGTTCGTCGAGTCGAGTGGGCCTTGAAGCTGAAGGGGATCAAGTATGAGTACGTCGAAGAAGACATCTCGAACAAGAGCGGAGCTCTCGTCCAGTACAATCCAATCAATAAGCAAGTCCCCGTGCTTCTCCACAACGGGAAGCCGATCGTCGAATCCCTCgtcatccttgaatatattgaTGAGGTCTGGAAGCATCACCCCATCTTGCCGAAGGATCCTTATGAACGAGCCATGGCTCGTTTCTGGGCCGCATACAGTGAAGACAAG TGTCGGGACGCAGTGAGAAGAGTCTTCTTTGCAGAAGGAGGGGAGCGTGCGAAAGCTATCGAATGTTTGGAGGAGACTCTGAGAGCACTCGATGGGGAGCTCGAGGGAAAGGAGTTCTTTGGCGGAGAGAATATTGGATTCTCGGACTTGGTTTTGGGCTGGATGGCTTTCTGGTTAGGGGTGTCGGAAGAGGTTGCTTCCTTTGAGGTGTTGGATCCTAAGAAGTTTCCATGGTTTACTTCATGGATTGATAACTTCCTCCAAGTTCCTGCGATCAAAGAGAACCTTCCACCTCGTGACAAGACGGTGGCGTTTTTTCATGGCTATCGCCGGCTTCACTTGGCTGCACCAAACTGTTAG
- the LOC103709647 gene encoding probable glutathione S-transferase isoform X1: MVSGGEVKLFGMWASPAVRRVEWALKLKGIKYEYVEEDISNKSGALVQYNPINKQVPVLLHNGKPIVESLVILEYIDEVWKHHPILPKDPYERAMARFWAAYSEDKVALMCRDAVRRVFFAEGGERAKAIECLEETLRALDGELEGKEFFGGENIGFSDLVLGWMAFWLGVSEEVASFEVLDPKKFPWFTSWIDNFLQVPAIKENLPPRDKTVAFFHGYRRLHLAAPNC, from the exons ATGGTGAGTGGCGGCGAGGTGAAACTCTTCGGAATGTGGGCAAGTCCTGCAGTTCGTCGAGTCGAGTGGGCCTTGAAGCTGAAGGGGATCAAGTATGAGTACGTCGAAGAAGACATCTCGAACAAGAGCGGAGCTCTCGTCCAGTACAATCCAATCAATAAGCAAGTCCCCGTGCTTCTCCACAACGGGAAGCCGATCGTCGAATCCCTCgtcatccttgaatatattgaTGAGGTCTGGAAGCATCACCCCATCTTGCCGAAGGATCCTTATGAACGAGCCATGGCTCGTTTCTGGGCCGCATACAGTGAAGACAAGGTAGCACTAATG TGTCGGGACGCAGTGAGAAGAGTCTTCTTTGCAGAAGGAGGGGAGCGTGCGAAAGCTATCGAATGTTTGGAGGAGACTCTGAGAGCACTCGATGGGGAGCTCGAGGGAAAGGAGTTCTTTGGCGGAGAGAATATTGGATTCTCGGACTTGGTTTTGGGCTGGATGGCTTTCTGGTTAGGGGTGTCGGAAGAGGTTGCTTCCTTTGAGGTGTTGGATCCTAAGAAGTTTCCATGGTTTACTTCATGGATTGATAACTTCCTCCAAGTTCCTGCGATCAAAGAGAACCTTCCACCTCGTGACAAGACGGTGGCGTTTTTTCATGGCTATCGCCGGCTTCACTTGGCTGCACCAAACTGTTAG
- the LOC103709648 gene encoding probable glutathione S-transferase: MAEAEVKLLGTWSSPFVLRIKWALKLKGVEYDFIEEDLQNKSPLLLKYNPVHKKVPVLVHDGKSIAESYVILEYIDETWKENPILPEDPYQRAMARFWSKFGDEKFLPSMWKFFISQGEKREEALVSASENLKILEGELKGKKFFNGETLGFADISLGWIVDTVSLLEEIMELKMIDEQRYPSLSAWMKNFSDFPGIKDSFPPQERMLTKYRTLREAYFATTRGTN; the protein is encoded by the exons ATGGCAGAAGCAGAGGTAAAGCTATTGGGGACCTGGTCGAGCCCATTTGTCCTACGGATCAAATGGGCACTCAAACTGAAGGGGGTCGAATATGATTTCATAGAAGAAGATCTCCAAAACAAGAGTCCATTGCTGTTGAAGTATAATCCTGTTCATAAGAAGGTTCCTGTGCTTGTTCATGATGGGAAATCAATTGCTGAATCATATGTCATCCTTGAATACATTGATGAGACATGGAAAGAGAATCCCATCCTCCCAGAAGATCCTTATCAGAGGGCCATGGCACGTTTCTGGTCTAAATTTGGAGATGAGAAG TTTCTGCCTTCTATGTGGAAATTTTTCATCTCACaaggggaaaagagagaggaagcacTTGTATCTGCTTCAGAAAACTTAAAGATCTTGGAAGGGGAGCTTAAAGGAAAAAAGTTTTTTAATGGAGAAACACTTGGATTTGCAGATATATCACTCGGTTGGATTGTAGACACGGTCAGCTTGTTGGAAGAAATTATGGAGTTAAAGATGATTGATGAGCAAAGGTATCCATCACTTTCTGCATGGATGAAAAATTTCTCCGACTTTCCTGGCATAAAAGACAGCTTCCCACCACAAGAGAGAATGCTTACCAAATACCGTACGCTCCGTGAAGCTTATTTTGCAACAACAAGGGGGACAAACTGA